The Mycolicibacterium duvalii DNA window ACGGTTCCAGCCCGATTACATAGAGCCGTCCGCCGTCGGTGACCAGCGGGCGCAACCGCTCGAACACCCGGTCCTGCCAGTACGGAGCGAAGCCCTCGATGGCTCCGACGAGATAGTCCACCAGCACGGTGTCGAAGGACTCACCGGTGAGGAGACTGTCATTGACCCAGTTGCCGACCAGTAGGCGATCCTGATCGCGCATGCGCTCACCCAGTGATGCGCGGGTCTTGTCGGCCATGTTCTGCGCCGCCGTCACGGCCGTCCAGCGTTCGGTCGGCAGGGTGAGCACCCAGTCCAGCGACTTCACGCCGGTTCCTGCGTCGAGAAAGCTGCCCCACGTCTTGGTGTCGTGCAGTGTCTCGACCCACCTGAACAGCGACGACATCTGGGCCGCGGGCTTATACGTGCGGTCTGCAACGGCCGCTGAATGTTCGGTGCCGTCCACGATGCTGCCTCTCGCCACTCGGTCGTGCGCTCGATGGTGTTGTGCTGCTGGCGTTTCCGTCCGTGATCTGTCACAGCCGGCTCGATAGCTCTCACCGCCGTCGACTAGCAGCGTACCGCCCTGACCCGGTTATTGAAAATGATTGTCATCTGACTAGGCTTATTTCGTCGGCGAATGCGGTGTCAGCGTGAGGCTGTCTGCCACACTGAACACTCAGTCCGGCCCCGCGACAGAGGAGAACGGTTGCTCGCCTCATGACCGCGCCAGCGGCGTCGGACGGGCTGCCACCGTCAGTGCGCATGTCCGTCGTGATCTGCGTAACCGCGGTGGCCGCCGGTGTCATCATCGGATTCGTCGGCGGCGCGTTCCGCTGGTGCCTGCAGGTCGCCGAGCGGCTGCGTATCGACCTGGTCGACTGGGCCCACCAGTTGCCGGGGCCGTCATTCCTGATCCCGATGGCCGCCGCCGCAACCGGCGCCACACTGGCCGCGCTGATCGTGCGGTGGGAACCGCTCGCGGCCGGAAGCGGAATCCAACACGTGGAGGCAGTGTTTCGCGGCGAGGCCCGCCTGCCCCGCATCCGTCTGCTGCCGGCCCGCTTCGTCGGCGGGGTGTTGTCGATCGGATCGGGCCTGGTGCTGGGCCGCGAGGGACCGACGGTGCACATGGGTGCCGCGGTGGGAGCCGAAGCGGCCCGGCGCGCCCGATTACCCGATAGCGAAGTCAGGATGATGCAGACGGCGCTGGGCGGAGCGGGTCTGGCCGTCGCCTTCAATGCGCCCATCGCCGGCGCGCTGTTCACCCTCGAGGAAGTGACGAAGTCATTCCGCGTGCAGACCGTGGTGGCCACGATCTTCGCCGCGGCCTCCGCGGTGGGGTGCTCGCGGCTCCTGCTCGGCAATCACCCGGATTTCCAGGTGGTTTCGATTCCTGCGCCCGCATTGGGTTGGCTGCCGCTGTTCATCGTGTTCGGGCTGTTCGCCGGTGTGCTCGGCGCCCTCTACAACGCGCTGGTGTTGTGGTTCATCGACCACGTCACCGCACTGCGTCGCATCCCCGCCGTGGCGAAAGCGACCGTCATCGGCGCGGTCATCGGGCTGGCGATGTTCGTGCTGCCGCTCGGCGTCGGGGGAGGGGACACCCTCACTCAACTGATCCTCAGCGGTCACGCCCTTGTGCTGCCGGTCGTCGTCGGCTATCTGTTGATGCGGTTCGTCGCCGGGCCGTTGTCGTACTCGGCCGCAGTGCCCGGCGGGTTGTTCGCGCCGTTGCTGGCCGTGGGCGCGTTGTGGGGACTGCTGTTCGTCGGCGTCTTCAACATGGTGTGGCCCGGCGACGTCGCCCATCTCTCGGTGCCGATGGCCCTGGTGGGTATGGCGGCATTCTTCGGTGCCACCGTACGGGCGCCGGTGACCGGTATCGTCATCGTGATCGAGATGACGGCGACGACGTCGGTCGCCGTGCCGATGCTGGCCGCCACGGCCGCGGCGGTCCTCGCCGCGCACCTGTTGGGCTCCCAACCGATCTACGACAGCCTGCGCGAGCGACTCTCGCCGGAAACTCCGCCCAGGCAACAGCACTGAGCACCGTCACCGGTTGGCCAGGTACTTCTCCAGTTTGTCGAGCTGCGCCTTGTATCCCCACTTCATGCCGAACGCGGCCATCTTGGCCTTCGGACCGATCGCCGTGATGGCGATGTCGAGGACAACGACGGTGTCGCCGTTACGTTCGGTCAGTGTGATCGCATTGGTGTGCTGGATCGTCGAACCGTCTTCCTCGCCCTCGGTCCACGAGCGAGCGTCGTATCGCAGCCGGGTCGGCTCATCGATGAGCGTGAAGGTGCCCGACATCGGCCAGCGGGTGCCCTGATACTTACCCATGGCCTCGCCGGCTTCCATCACGATGAAGATCCGCCCTCCCACCGTGAGATCCACGTCGCACTCCGCGACGAACGTCTTCTCCGGTCCCCACCACTCCCGCAACATGTCCGGTTGCGTCCATGCCCGCCACACCGTCGCGACAGGGGCGCGGTAGGTGCGTTCGAAGTGCAGGTTCTTGGTCTTCTTGAAGATCTGGGACAGCATGAATTCTCCAATCGTCGGGTCAGTACACGGCGCGGTCAGCGGTCGGTCGGCTCGCCGTCGGCTCCGTCGGCGAGCGAATCGAGATAGCGGCCCAACGAGTCGAGCCGGGCCTCCCACAGGTGGGTGAACGACTCGACCCAGCGTCCGATCTCCTCGAAGGGTGCAGGGTCGAGGTGGTAGATGCGCTTGCGCGACAGCGCTTCACCGACGACGATCCCCGAATCACCCAACACCCGAAGGTGTTTGCTCACCTGCGGCTGGCGAATCTCCAACGTCTCGGCGATCTCGCCCACCGACAACGGACCTGTGCGCAGCAGTTCGACGATCCTCAGGCGGTTCGGCTCGGCGAGAGCCCCCAACGTCGTCGCCTGCATGACGCCACGCTACGACTGCCGACATATTCCTGTCAAGGAATATGTCAGTGGGCGGTGCCCGCCTCAATCAGCGGCCAGCGCCAGCACCTCGTCAAAGCCCGCCTGCAGGCATTCGCGGAACAGTCCGATGTCGGGTATCGCACCGCTGTCGACGTCGATACCGAGCGCACAGGTGTCGACGTAGGTCAGCAGCGTGACGTTGACGGCCGAACCGATCGTCGGGCCGAACGCGTACTGGATCCGTACCTTCGCGCCTCCCAGGTACACCGGCACCGGTATGCCGGGCACATCACTGCAGAGAAAGTCGACGTGGCGCAGGATGGAGCCGATGTACCAGCGCGGCATCAGGTTCAGCGCCCCGGCGATCGCCTGGGTGTACGGCAACGACTTCTCGTGGCGCACGCGTTCGGTGCGTTCACGGATCTGCCGGATGCGTTCGGCGGGGTCCGTCAGGCCGGCCGGAATATCGAAACGCATCAACGTGATTCGGTTACCTCCGGGCGCGTCACCCTCAGCCCGCAGGCTGATCGGCATGCACAGGTGCAGCGCTTCGACGCCGGTGCCGTGCTTCTCGTGATACAGACGCAGACCCCCGGCCACCCCGGCGACGAACGCGTCGTTCAGTGCGCCGCCGCTGCGGTGGGCGGCCTCCCGCAACGGGGGCATCGGCACCTCGAGCACGTCCAGCCGGCGGATCAGGGTCCGCTGCGTCATCAGCCGCGACCCGGTGGAGTTGACCGGACGGACCGTGCGGTAGACCGACGCCGCCATCGCCGCAGCGGAATCGAGCGTCTTCACCGGACTGCGCACGGTGTCGGCGACGAGTCGGGGGAGCGCGGAGAGGGCGCCGGTGACCGCCGAGCCGACGACCCCGAGGCCGTAGCGTGCGGAGTCGCGGTAGTCATCAAGGGCAGACCGCTGCGGCGCGGGGCGCGCAGCGTCCTCGACGGCCGGCATTTCGGGGGACAGGCCGAACAGCGTCATCGCGATCTGGATGCCACCGATGCCGTCGGTCAGTGAGTGATGGAACGTGCACAGCAGCGCGGCTTCGCCGTCGGGCAGGCCTTCGACCAACGTGAGCTTCCACATCGGCCGGGCCCGGTCGAGGTCCTCCATCTGCGCGAGCCGGGCGAGTTCCAGCACGGCGTCGAAGCCGCCGCCCGTCGGCGCGGCGATCCGGCGCAGGTGAAAGTCCAGATCGAAGTCGGCGCAGTCCTGCCACCGTGGCGGCGCGGGCGGCGGCGAATCAACCACGGTCTGCCGCAGCATGGGCAACTCCAGGCTGAGCCGCTCGACCCGGCCGCGGACCTCCGCCCAGTCCGGTGACCGATCCAACATCAGCACCGTCACCACGGTCGACCTGAGCCGTGGATCGCTTTCCATCGACCAGGTGAACGCGTCGCTGTTACGCATGAAATCGCTCATCGTGTACTCCCATTCCCACGCTAGAGCGCCGTGCCACCAGCCACACCGGCTTGCCGGCAATCGAGGACTTTGTGCTCTAAGCAGACGGCCTGCGGTGGAGGCTCCGGTTCAGTACATCGCCGTTGATCCGATGTCGGGATGTGCCCGCATGAAAGCGACCAACCGATCGACGTAGCTGAGAAACGGCGGCGGCTGCACACCGCTTCCGGCGAGATCGGCCCGGAGATTGTCGGTCAGGTAGAACGTCGGATGGGCGAAGTAGTCGACGGCTTCGGCAGGCATGCGAAGTAGCCGGTACACACCGGGGACGTGGCGGATGGCCGCTTTGGCCCACTTGCGAGGCAACGGTATCGACGTGACGTCGCGGCAAGTCGCGTCGGCCAAGGCTGCGATCAGTTGGGTCACGGTGAGCGGTTGGGGATCGGCGACGTGATAAGTGCGCCCGGCTGACGCGGCCAGTCCACTCAGATGTATCAGGGCGTCGACCACGAAGTCGCGCGGCACCACGTTGACCCGCACCGTGTCGGGGTCCCCGACGACCGGAAGGAAGGCCCTGCGCGGCTGGCGCAGCAACCACTGCATGACGAAATAGGGACCGTCATACTTCTGGGTCTCGCCGGTTCGGCTGTCTCCCATAACGATCGAGGGGCGGTAAATCGTGGCGGGCATGCCTTCCGACATGCGCCGTCGCACTTCTGCCTCGGCGAGGTGTTTGGATTCCTCGTAGAAGTTGTTGAACGGTGCCCCCACTTCCAGATCATCCTCGCTGAACGGTCCGGCGTAGCGGCCGCTGACATAACAGGTGCTGATGTGATGCAGCCGGGACAGATCGGGGCACCCCTCCAATGCATTGAGTAGATTGCGGGTTCCGGCGACGTTGACTCGATGTGCGATGTCTCGGGAGATGGTCAGGTCGTACACCGCGGCAAGATGCCACGCCTCGGTGACACCGACCAGGGCCTGCCGGTCCACGCCGAGACCGGGCTGGGTGATGTCGCCCTCGATGACCCTGACCCGCCGGGGCAACTGGGGATCGACGGCGCCGAGCTCGGCCACGCGCCGGTGGGCGGTCTCGACGAACTGGCGCTGCACGACACATTCCGCCTCGTCGTCGCCGCGCTCCAGAATCCGAGGCAGCAACGAACTGCCCAGGAACCCGGGCAACCCCGTCATCAACACCGACATGGGTGCCGATGCTCGACCACGGCGCAGAAGGAGGGAAGGGGCGAAGGGACCCCTTTTGGACAACCTTTGACCCTGCGCGCTCGCGCGGGAGCCGTCTTGCAGGCAAGAAACGTCGCCGAACGTGGCGAGGTCAAGGCTCAACGTCGCCGATTTTGTGGACTTTCGTCCATAGTTCCGTCCCGACGAGCGCAATAGCGTCGACCTCGACGACAACCATCCGGAGAAAGGCCCCGACATGTCTGACGTGGTTGAGAAGCCAGCCGAGACGTCGCCGTCGACCGACCTGCTCGACGAGGTGCGCGAATCAGCCAAGATGGGCCAGCACGCGGCGGCTGAGGCGCTGCGGGCCTTCCGTCACACGGTCAACGAGGCCGTGCCCGACGCGATGCAGCCGCTTCGCACCAAGCTCGTCGATGCGGCGATCGAGCTGGCCGACAAGCTCGTTGCCGCCCAATATCAGTTCAACCGCAACCTGATTCACACCGCTGACCGGGCATTGAGCAAGTCCGACGACGAACAGAAGTGACGACGCGCCAGTGACTTGTCGCCGGTAGGTTCGGCGCTGCACCTACCGGCGACTCCCCGGGAGCGAGGATGACCATGCGACGGAGCAGGCGGTCACCGCGGGTCCTGGCGGCTGTCCTGCTCGCGGCTCTGCTGACGCTCGCGACGGCGTTCTCGGCGGCGCTGGGCAATGCCGCGACGGCGCTCATCATGGGGGGGTCGTCGCACCCGCTGAGCATTCCGGGAGACACGCCCGAGTACATCCAGACCTACATCGCCGGCACGGATTCGAATTACATCGCGCCGAGCGGTCTGTGTGGTCTGCCGTGCTCGCTCGTCGCGGTGTACACCCCGGAACAGATCAGGTTCGTCACCGGACTGTTCGACCTGCCCTTCGATGAATCGGTGGCGATCGGTCAGGCCAACCTCGACGACTGCGCCCGCGGAGTGAGCTGCACCGTGACTCTCGCGCCCTACACCGCCACGGTGTCGCAGGCGGTCGCCGACGACGAGTACCTGGTGTTCGCCTATTCGGAGAGCGCGACCATCGCCTCCAAACAGAAGTTGCAACTGATCGCCCACCCGCTCGACGGGACGGTGAGTTTCCTGCTGCTGGCCAACCCGAACCGGCCCAACGGTGGCATCCTCGAACGTTTTGTCGGCGCCTATGTCCCGTTCCTCGGCATCAGCTTCGACGGCCCCACTCCGACCTTCTCGCCGTCCACCAAGCCGATGGTGACCGTCGACATCGCCCGGCAGTACGACGGCTGGACCGATTTCCCCACCAACCCGCTGAATCTCCTCGCCGTGGCCAATGCGATGTTCGGGACCGTCCTGGTGCACGGCGATTACTACGACGTGGGCACCCCCCAGTTGCAGGGCCTCTATCAGGACACCAGCTACTACCTGATACCCACACCGATCACGCCGTTGCTGACGCCGTTGACCTGGGTGCCGCTGCTGGGGCGGACCCTGGCCATCGCGATCGACGCACCGTTGCGCGTGCTGATCGAGACCGGATACGACCGCACCGTCAACCCCGGCAAACCGACGCCCGCCCGGTATCTGTACATCCCCGACTTGTTCCGCGCCGCAATCGATTTCGCCGCCGCAATACCCACCGGGTGGGACGACGCCATCAGCTACCTGGCCGGTGATCCCGACCTGAGACCCTTCCACACCGAGCCCGCGACGAGTCCCTACGGAGTGGGTGGGCCGCCCGTGTACGCGGGTGCGGTGGACCCGTACGGCGACCTTCCCTTCGACGAGGTGGCACCTGTCGAAGGACGTCACGACGCCGCCCGGCGGGAAGTCGATGAGATTCCGACGACGGCGGACGCCGCACCCCCGGCGACGAATTCGGAGGCGACCGAGACGGATGTGCCGGCCGGGGGCCGGGCAGATCCGGTGCGCACCGACGATGACGTGGACGACGCCGCTGCGGAACTCCCGCCGACTGACGTCATCGACATCGACAGCGGTATCGACATCGACACCGACAGCGGTACTGACATCGGCACCGACAGCGGCACCGCCGACCCGGACATCGACACTGCCGACCCGGAACCCGCGACACTGACGTCGTCGCCGGACGCCGAGTCAGAATCGGAGCAGTCTTCTCCGCCGGCGTCCGCCACCACCGGTCCCGATCCGCAGTGACCGGGTGGCAGGATGATCCCTGCCATGACACCGCCACTACCGGATCCAGAAGAGGTCAGCCGCGGCGCGGCGGTCTACACGTCGTCGATGCTGCGGATCTATGACCTCTACGTCGTGGGGTTCAACAACCGTTTCGTGTGGCGGTGCCCCGCAGAGGTGATGCTGCGCCAGTACGACACCCACGTCACCGGTCGCCATCTCGACATCGGTCCGGGCACCGGCTGGTATCTGGACCATGCCACGTTCCCGGGTCCGCGTCCGGAACTGACGCTGCTCGACCTCAACCCGAACAGCCTGGCCAAGGCCGGGGAACGGGTGCAGAGGTACTCACCGGAACTCGTCCAGGCCGACGTCTTCTCGCCTCTACCGGTGCCCGGACCCTTCGAGTCCGCCGGCGCGAACTACCTGTTCCACTGCCTGCCCGGCACCTGGGAGACCAAGAGCGTCGCCGTCGGAAACATCGCGGCTCGCCTGACCGACGACGGGGTGTTGTTCGGCGCGACCGTGCTGGGCCGCGACGTGCAGCACGGCTTCCTCGGGCGCCGCACAATGGCCCGATTCAATGCCTCGGGCATCTTCCACAACACCGAGGACGATCTCGACGGTCTTAACGCCGCGTTGCACACCCATTTCCGGGAGGCCTCGGTCGACGTCGTCGGCGCTGTCGCGCTGTTCACCGCCCAGAACCGGCGCTGACCCCAGGGTCCGCCCGATCAGCCTGGTCAATATTCGTCGTTTGCTGCCGGCGTCGGGTGGGTACGGGTCGGCCATGAACAAGCATGCCACCGTCGCCATCGCTTTGCTCGCCACTCCTGCCGCGGTACTGGCCGGCTGCGCCAACCAGTCCGGCGATGAGTCCGCCACCACGACGACCACCACGTCAGAGGCCGCCGCGCCCCAGGGCCTGACCACCCAGCTGACCACGGCCGACGGCACCGCCGTTGCCGACGCGACCATCGACTTCACCGAAGGTTTCGCCACCGTCACCATCGAGACGGTCGACAACAGCAACCTGTCCCCGGGCTTCCACGGAGTGCACCTGCATCAGTTCGGACGGTGTGAAGGACCCGACTTCGCTTCCGCCGGGGAACACTTCCAGGCTCCGGGCAGCACCGCCGAACCCGCCAGCGGCGACCTGCCGCCCCTGCTGGTTCGCTCAGACCGCGGCGGCAAACTGGTCGTAACCAGCGACTCGTTCACCGAGGAGGAACTGACCGGGCCTGAGGGTTCGGCCATCGTCCTGCACCAGGGCGCTCACCTGCCCGGCGCGATGGAGGGTGTCGACACCCGCATCGCCTGCGGCGTGATCAGTCCGGCCAGCACCACCGCCACCACCGAGACGACCACCACCACCTCGGTGGTCACCGAGACCGTCGCTCCGCCGCCGGCGACCGGCACCGAAACATCGCCGACCTCGCCGGCACCGGAAGGGGCCACGACCACGACCACCCCCGCCCCGACCACCACGACCGAGACCACCGCGACGACGACCACGACCGAAACCACTCCGGCCGCGCCGCCGCCGGCCGGCTGACGGGCCGGGGCCCTAGACCAGGGCGGCCAGAAACGACAGAATCGCCAGCACCACGAGGATCAGCCCGGCCAGCACGATGAAGGCGCCCAACGACGCTTTGCGTTGCGCCTGGCCGGCTTCCGAGCTGACGGCACCCTTGATCGACGTCTTCATCGTCGCGAAAAGATCCGACCACACGATGCGCGACAGACCGCGCCGGGTCGCCGTCGTGTCGCCCATCGGCCGGTCGGGCACCGCCCCGGCGCCGTTGCCGAACAGCACCAGCCCGATCACGACCGCCACCACCGCCAGCACCAGCAACACGACACCCAGCCCGACCATCACTCATCCTTCCGCGAACCCGACATGACGACCATCGAGTACCCGTAACCACAACGGCTGGAACTGATCAGCTGAAATGGGTCTGCGGGCGCGGTAGCCGTGCCCCGTCGACGGTGATGTCGACCTTCTCGTTGTAGAACGCCACCAGCCCGGCGATGGCCGCCACCGCCGGCAGCGGCGTCTCGTAGCTCCAGGCCAGGTCGGCATGGAGCGCCTCAGCCGTACGCACCGACCAGTAGCGCGACGTCGTCCCCTTGTACGGACACACCGTCTGGGTGTCCGAGGGTTCCAGATGAACGAACGCCACATCGGTACGATCTACGTAATACCTTGTGGGCAGGCCGGTTTCGAACAGCAGCACCGGTGCGCGGGTGTCGGCCAGCGTGAGCCCGTCGACCTCGACGACGACGTGGCGGTGCGACCGCAGCGCGTCGACCCGCGCGTACGGATTGCGCGGATGCTGGAAGATCGGCTCGTCCTCCTCGAACCAATCCAGCGCGTCCCACTCGAAACGGACCAGTCCGGCCACCGGTCCCTCCCCGTCGTCGAACACCCGCGCCGCCGAGCCAGCGGTCCGCCCGCCCGCCCGCAGGGCGAACATCCGGGACGGTCCGAACTGCACCCGCTGCGGATGGTCTTCGTCGATCAGGCAGTCCGGGCGCACGTCGGTCAGCGGCACGTAGTACTGCGGGTAGTACGGGATCTCCCACACGTACCGGGCCGCGGTGGTGTCGAAGACCAGCTCGCCGGCGCGGAAACCGCGGACCCGGCGCGGGCACGGCTCCACGCGGCCGCGATCGGTGGCGCTCTGCGGGTAATCGGGCACGAACATCCCTACGAGGGGCAGTACGACCGCGTCGCCGCGTCGACGAACAGACCACTCTGC harbors:
- a CDS encoding PE-PPE domain-containing protein codes for the protein MTMRRSRRSPRVLAAVLLAALLTLATAFSAALGNAATALIMGGSSHPLSIPGDTPEYIQTYIAGTDSNYIAPSGLCGLPCSLVAVYTPEQIRFVTGLFDLPFDESVAIGQANLDDCARGVSCTVTLAPYTATVSQAVADDEYLVFAYSESATIASKQKLQLIAHPLDGTVSFLLLANPNRPNGGILERFVGAYVPFLGISFDGPTPTFSPSTKPMVTVDIARQYDGWTDFPTNPLNLLAVANAMFGTVLVHGDYYDVGTPQLQGLYQDTSYYLIPTPITPLLTPLTWVPLLGRTLAIAIDAPLRVLIETGYDRTVNPGKPTPARYLYIPDLFRAAIDFAAAIPTGWDDAISYLAGDPDLRPFHTEPATSPYGVGGPPVYAGAVDPYGDLPFDEVAPVEGRHDAARREVDEIPTTADAAPPATNSEATETDVPAGGRADPVRTDDDVDDAAAELPPTDVIDIDSGIDIDTDSGTDIGTDSGTADPDIDTADPEPATLTSSPDAESESEQSSPPASATTGPDPQ
- a CDS encoding wax ester/triacylglycerol synthase domain-containing protein — translated: MSDFMRNSDAFTWSMESDPRLRSTVVTVLMLDRSPDWAEVRGRVERLSLELPMLRQTVVDSPPPAPPRWQDCADFDLDFHLRRIAAPTGGGFDAVLELARLAQMEDLDRARPMWKLTLVEGLPDGEAALLCTFHHSLTDGIGGIQIAMTLFGLSPEMPAVEDAARPAPQRSALDDYRDSARYGLGVVGSAVTGALSALPRLVADTVRSPVKTLDSAAAMAASVYRTVRPVNSTGSRLMTQRTLIRRLDVLEVPMPPLREAAHRSGGALNDAFVAGVAGGLRLYHEKHGTGVEALHLCMPISLRAEGDAPGGNRITLMRFDIPAGLTDPAERIRQIRERTERVRHEKSLPYTQAIAGALNLMPRWYIGSILRHVDFLCSDVPGIPVPVYLGGAKVRIQYAFGPTIGSAVNVTLLTYVDTCALGIDVDSGAIPDIGLFRECLQAGFDEVLALAAD
- a CDS encoding SRPBCC family protein translates to MLSQIFKKTKNLHFERTYRAPVATVWRAWTQPDMLREWWGPEKTFVAECDVDLTVGGRIFIVMEAGEAMGKYQGTRWPMSGTFTLIDEPTRLRYDARSWTEGEEDGSTIQHTNAITLTERNGDTVVVLDIAITAIGPKAKMAAFGMKWGYKAQLDKLEKYLANR
- a CDS encoding superoxide dismutase family protein is translated as MNKHATVAIALLATPAAVLAGCANQSGDESATTTTTTSEAAAPQGLTTQLTTADGTAVADATIDFTEGFATVTIETVDNSNLSPGFHGVHLHQFGRCEGPDFASAGEHFQAPGSTAEPASGDLPPLLVRSDRGGKLVVTSDSFTEEELTGPEGSAIVLHQGAHLPGAMEGVDTRIACGVISPASTTATTETTTTTSVVTETVAPPPATGTETSPTSPAPEGATTTTTPAPTTTTETTATTTTTETTPAAPPPAG
- a CDS encoding class I SAM-dependent methyltransferase, whose amino-acid sequence is MDGTEHSAAVADRTYKPAAQMSSLFRWVETLHDTKTWGSFLDAGTGVKSLDWVLTLPTERWTAVTAAQNMADKTRASLGERMRDQDRLLVGNWVNDSLLTGESFDTVLVDYLVGAIEGFAPYWQDRVFERLRPLVTDGGRLYVIGLEPYVQFTPDTASGRMIWEIGRARDACLLLAGERPYREYPMDWMLRKLGLAGFRMIDARRFPIRYHAQYVHSQLDMCLNRLERFVSTDLGAAMRTYVEDLRTRALALHEQEGGLRHGFDYVIAAEPMS
- a CDS encoding DUF427 domain-containing protein: MPDYPQSATDRGRVEPCPRRVRGFRAGELVFDTTAARYVWEIPYYPQYYVPLTDVRPDCLIDEDHPQRVQFGPSRMFALRAGGRTAGSAARVFDDGEGPVAGLVRFEWDALDWFEEDEPIFQHPRNPYARVDALRSHRHVVVEVDGLTLADTRAPVLLFETGLPTRYYVDRTDVAFVHLEPSDTQTVCPYKGTTSRYWSVRTAEALHADLAWSYETPLPAVAAIAGLVAFYNEKVDITVDGARLPRPQTHFS
- a CDS encoding SDR family oxidoreductase is translated as MSVLMTGLPGFLGSSLLPRILERGDDEAECVVQRQFVETAHRRVAELGAVDPQLPRRVRVIEGDITQPGLGVDRQALVGVTEAWHLAAVYDLTISRDIAHRVNVAGTRNLLNALEGCPDLSRLHHISTCYVSGRYAGPFSEDDLEVGAPFNNFYEESKHLAEAEVRRRMSEGMPATIYRPSIVMGDSRTGETQKYDGPYFVMQWLLRQPRRAFLPVVGDPDTVRVNVVPRDFVVDALIHLSGLAASAGRTYHVADPQPLTVTQLIAALADATCRDVTSIPLPRKWAKAAIRHVPGVYRLLRMPAEAVDYFAHPTFYLTDNLRADLAGSGVQPPPFLSYVDRLVAFMRAHPDIGSTAMY
- a CDS encoding class I SAM-dependent methyltransferase: MTPPLPDPEEVSRGAAVYTSSMLRIYDLYVVGFNNRFVWRCPAEVMLRQYDTHVTGRHLDIGPGTGWYLDHATFPGPRPELTLLDLNPNSLAKAGERVQRYSPELVQADVFSPLPVPGPFESAGANYLFHCLPGTWETKSVAVGNIAARLTDDGVLFGATVLGRDVQHGFLGRRTMARFNASGIFHNTEDDLDGLNAALHTHFREASVDVVGAVALFTAQNRR
- a CDS encoding ArsR/SmtB family transcription factor yields the protein MQATTLGALAEPNRLRIVELLRTGPLSVGEIAETLEIRQPQVSKHLRVLGDSGIVVGEALSRKRIYHLDPAPFEEIGRWVESFTHLWEARLDSLGRYLDSLADGADGEPTDR
- a CDS encoding ClC family H(+)/Cl(-) exchange transporter is translated as MTAPAASDGLPPSVRMSVVICVTAVAAGVIIGFVGGAFRWCLQVAERLRIDLVDWAHQLPGPSFLIPMAAAATGATLAALIVRWEPLAAGSGIQHVEAVFRGEARLPRIRLLPARFVGGVLSIGSGLVLGREGPTVHMGAAVGAEAARRARLPDSEVRMMQTALGGAGLAVAFNAPIAGALFTLEEVTKSFRVQTVVATIFAAASAVGCSRLLLGNHPDFQVVSIPAPALGWLPLFIVFGLFAGVLGALYNALVLWFIDHVTALRRIPAVAKATVIGAVIGLAMFVLPLGVGGGDTLTQLILSGHALVLPVVVGYLLMRFVAGPLSYSAAVPGGLFAPLLAVGALWGLLFVGVFNMVWPGDVAHLSVPMALVGMAAFFGATVRAPVTGIVIVIEMTATTSVAVPMLAATAAAVLAAHLLGSQPIYDSLRERLSPETPPRQQH